Proteins found in one Sorghum bicolor cultivar BTx623 chromosome 1, Sorghum_bicolor_NCBIv3, whole genome shotgun sequence genomic segment:
- the LOC8055606 gene encoding ankyrin repeat, PH and SEC7 domain containing protein secG, translated as MAAPFVYLPSTFNGNSPDALLKAALDGNLGRIKGIIRNLGIGNGDRAAVLSFHKDGFGVLHCAACQGHLEVCKYLVEELGCDPNMAEGSCEGATPFMASAQSGDISTVKYLLDHGGDLMKADAKGRTVLHHAVCAGSCKVTEFLLSKGIPVDIDCGRGTPLFHAANNEQDKTLKILLDHHANPNTIVGGGMGTPLMSALIYRSLKCMKLLIKAGAEVNGEGSVMPPLVFATGHGGYTNFIQLLLKAGANPNIPDDLGRLPIELAALRECKEEVEMLLPLTSPIPNVRNWSVDGVISHAKFENTKPLDKMRINRRRAMIKSQADLAFRQKDYALALKFYNMGIDIAPEATLYSNRSLCKLRMGDGEGALSDAYQCRMMRPDWAKACYRQAAAHMLLKEYKQAYDALLDAQKLDPGNDEIEKELSKAMESMNVSPDED; from the exons ATGGCGGCGCCGTTCGTGTACCTCCCCTCCACCTTCAACGGCAACA GTCCCGACGCTCTTCTCAAGGCTGCGCTGGACGGCAACCTCGGCCGCATCAAAG GTATCATAAGGAACCTTGGCATAGGAAATGGTGATCGAGCAGCAGTGTTGTCTTTTCACAAGGATGGCTTTGGGGTGCTGCACTGTGCAGCATGCCAGGGCCATCTGGAGGTTTGCAAGTACTTGGTTGAGGAACTAGGGTGTGATCCAAATATGGCTGAAGGCTCATGTGAAG GTGCAACACCATTTATGGCCTCTGCACAGTCAGGTGATATATCCACTGTGAAGTATCTACTTGATCATGGTGGTGATCTAATGAAAGCAGATGCAAAAGGACGCACAGTTCTACACCATGCTGTATGTGCAG GAAGCTGTAAGGTAACAGAATTCCTTCTTTCAAAAGGAATACCAGTTGACATAGACTGTGGCCGTGGGACACCACTTTTCCATGCTGCTAATAATGAACAGGATAAGACCTTGAAGATTTTGTTGGACCACCACGCAAAT CCTAACACCATTGTTGGCGGTGGCATGGGCACACCACTAATGAGTGCTCTTATCTACCGTTCGTTGAAGTGCATGAAGCTACTTATTAAG GCTGGTGCGGAAGTTAATGGCGAAGGTTCCGTTATGCCTCCTCTAGTGTTTGCTACAGGTCATGGAGGGTATACCAACTTCATTCAGTTACTGTTGAAGGCTGGAGCAAACCCTAATATTCCTGATGAT CTGGGAAGGTTGCCAATAGAGCTTGCTGCGCTGCGTGAGTGCAAGGAAGAAGTAGAGATGCTGCTGCCCTTGACTTCGCCAATCCCAAATGTCAGAAACTGGAGTGTTGATGGAGTAATCTCTCATGCAAAATTTGAAAATACAAAGCCATTG GATAAAATGCGCATTAATAGAAGAAGAGCTATGATCAAGTCACAGGCAGATCTGGCATTCAGGCAGAAGGACTATGCCCTGGCATTAAAATTCTATAATATG GGGATAGACATTGCACCAGAAGCAACACTGTATTCCAACAGAAGCCTCTGTAAACTGAGAATGGGTGATGGTGAAGGCGCTCTATCAGATGCTTACCAGTGCAGGATGATGAGGCCTGACTGGGCAAAAGCTTGCTATCGGCAGGCAGCTGCTCACATGCTACTCAAG GAGTACAAGCAAGCTTATGACGCCCTCCTGGATGCACAAAAATTGGATCCTGGCAATGATGAGATCGAGAAGGAGCTAAG CAAGGCTATGGAATCCATGAATGTCTCCCCTGATGAAGATTAG
- the LOC8055145 gene encoding ubiquitin carboxyl-terminal hydrolase 19 isoform X3: MADADAAETVGAAYMPVAPPLVLPDAAVPPPMPAAVTVVTLPPVAADAMEAAVAAMSVALLPPPPEQMSQSVMGGGEDSEEECLQGEFHESQSVMGGGEDSEEECLQGEFHEAVESIEVLLSSLADNQKPYDMMGYIITEKNECEQDRESLPEKKLYFQKKLPEVTVQALGHLLEEEQPAMAISDNSKESDKQIPPPSPCPSDEQQKPKDNGDLSDDSPNSSDHSDHSDGEHHYDIPIHSLYKYDPFRFMHGRERRNCGYSCSFSDRRNHWNDGYPFMYGFRNLWNPMRSCWSWPSPEPDCEKESYTVGAGLSNPHLWTCFLNCILQCMVHTVPLVLKLRKTDHPDPCPRASIGFCCYCSLKQHVNESIRLSGSSFYPEIFINRLKSISSDFKSGVQQDAQEFLRCLLDKLDEDSIAPRSSEESSTTKEGSVVKEIFRGCLKSQLRCPECDRCSDKSEPFLDLSLDLNMVETLMDALQSFTNTELIKDFMCDGCKSRVSMEKHFKIEQAPEVLVIHLKRFTNSESKIWDKVKYPLELDINSFMSSSDDTLQKYDLYGVVEHLGAYGSGHYVCYIRSSEADWYKFNDDKVYQCSVDSALENAAYLLFYVKQGSSPWFSTLLEKEDKCPLDGSVSLEEQGKVALVNKEEEATSCHGQRNGPTLIDKEEEATSSHGQGNGPTLPDLSEQLQRNGNGNTLSDASDELEEGFRLGETSTGTQGPSCLIGSDKNGHADGCWEPSGKMKDVSPRGSLNRKEMKPSTCGSLEVDHAVTHGGSPRKNENNCHLLQLSHKCKDNCDSLEVDHAVTQGGSPRKNENYCHLLQLPHKRKDNCCHRNLSLQDEIGGCCGAPSMGMCTSGKENERVESMFHKC; encoded by the exons ATGGCGGACGCGGATGCCGCCGAGACCGTCGGCGCCGCGTATATGCCGGTCGCGCCGCCGCTGGTTTTGCCGGACGCCGCAGTGCCTCCGCCGATGCCGGCGGCAGTGACCGTCGTCACCCTGCCGCCTGTAGCCGCTGACGCCATGGAGGCCGCCGTCGCGGCTATGTCGGTCGCtctgcttcctccaccgcccgaGCAAATG AGTCAGTCTGTGATGGGTGGTGGAGAGGACTCAGAGGAAGAGTGTTTGCAAGGTGAATTCCATGAG AGTCAGTCTGTGATGGGTGGTGGAGAGGACTCAGAGGAAGAGTGTTTGCAAGGTGAATTCCATGAG GCTGTTGAAAGCATTGAGGTTCTGCTATCTTCTCTTGCTGATAATCAGAAGCCCTATGACATG ATGGGCTATATCATCACAGAGAAGAATGAATGTGAGCAGGACAGAGAATCTCTTCCAGAG AAGAAGCTTTACTTTCAGAAGAAGCTGCCTGAGGTGACCGTTCAGGCTTTGGGGCATTTACTAGAAGAGGAGCAGCCAGCCATG GCCATTTCTGATAACAGCAAGGAAAGTGACAAACAAATACCACCTCCATCACCATGTCCTTCAGACGAACAGCAAAAACCTAAG GACAATGGTGATCTTTCAGACGATTCCCCTAACTCTAGTGACCATAGTGATCATAGTGATGGTGAACATCATTACGACATTCCAATACATAGTCTGTACAAGTATGACCCGTTTCGATTTATGcatggaagagagagaagaaattgTGGATATTCATGTAGTTTTAGTGACAGAAGAAACCACTGGAATGATGGCTATCCGTTTATGTATGGCTTTCGAAACCTATGGAATCCCATG AGGAGTTGTTGGTCTTGGCCCTCTCCAGAACCAGACTGTGAGAAGGAAAGCTACACTGTG GGTGCTGGGCTATCCAATCCTCATTTGTGGACATGTTTTCTTAATTGCATACTCCAATGTATGGTTCACACAGTTCCTCTTGTATTGAAGCTTCGGAAAACTGATCATCCAGATCCATGCCCTC GTGCTTCAATTGGATTCTGTTGTTACTGCTCCCTAAAACAGCATGTCAATGAATCTATCAGGCTCTCTGGAAGTTCTTTCTACCCTGAGATTTTCATTAATCGCCTGAAAT CAATTTCGTCAGATTTTAAGAGTGGAGTACAACAAGATGCGCAGGAGTTCCTCCGCTGTTTGCTTGATAAATTGGATGAGGACTCCATTGCTCCCAGGTCCTCTGAAGAATCCTCTACGACTAAAGAAGGTAGTGTGGTAAAAGAAATATTCAGAGGGTGCTTGAAAAGCCAG TTGCGATGTCCAGAGTGCGACCGTTGCTCAGATAAATCTGAGCCTTTTCTTGATCTAAGCTTGGATTTGAACATGGTGGAGACTCTAATGGATGCTTTGCAATCCTTTACAAATACTGAGTTAATCAAAGACTTCATGTGTGATGGATGCAAATCTCGTGTGAGCATGGAAAAACACTTCAAGATAGAGCAGGCGCCTGAAGTGCTTGTAATCCATCTCAAGCGATTCACTAATTCTGAGTCTAAGATTTGGGACAAGGTCAAGTATCCGTTGGAGCTGGATATAAACTCCTTCATGAGTTCTTCGGATGAT ACACTGCAGAAGTATGATTTGTATGGAGTTGTAGAACACCTCGGTGCATATGGCAGTGGTCACTATGTTTGTTATATCCGGTCATCTGAAGCTGATTGGTACAAATTTAACGATGACAAG GTCTACCAATGTTCCGTGGATAGCGCTTTGGAAAATGCAGCATATCTTCTTTTCTATGTGAAGCAAGGTTCATCCCCGTGGTTCTCTACCTTACTTGAGAAAGAAGACAAGTGTCCACTGGATGGTTCAGTAAGCTTGGAAGAACAAGGCAAAGTTGCTCTCGTCaacaaagaagaggaggcgACATCTTGTCATGGGCAAAGAAATGGACCTACTCTCATCGACAAAGAAGAGGAGGCGACATCTTCTCATGGGCAAGGAAATGGACCTACTTTGCCAGACCTATCTGAACAGTTACAAAGGAATGGAAATGGCAATACCTTGTCGGATGCATCAGATGAACTGGAAGAAGGTTTCAGGCTGGGTGAAACATCAACAGGAACACAAGGACCTAGCTGTCTTATTGGATCAGACAAGAATGGCCATGCCGATGGGTGTTGGGAGCCGTCAGGTAAGATGAAGGATGTCAGCCCAAGGGGGTCACTGAACAGGAAGGAAATGAAGCCAAGCACATGTGGATCTTTAGAAGTTGATCATGCTGTTACACATGGTGGCTCTCCTCGAAAGAATGAGAATAATTGCCACTTGCTCCAACTTTCACATAAATGCAAAGATAACTGTGACTCTTTAGAAGTTGATCATGCAGTTACACAGGGAGGCTCTCCTCGAAAGAATGAGAACTATTGCCACTTACTCCAACTTCCACACAAACGCAAAGACAACTGTTGTCACAGGAATCTCTCCTTGCAAG ATGAAATCGGGGGTTGTTGTGGAGCACCATCTATGGGGATGTGCACTTCAGGCAAAGAGAACGAAAGAGTAGAGTCCATGTTCCACAAATGTTGA
- the LOC8055145 gene encoding ubiquitin carboxyl-terminal hydrolase 19 isoform X2: protein MADADAAETVGAAYMPVAPPLVLPDAAVPPPMPAAVTVVTLPPVAADAMEAAVAAMSVALLPPPPEQMSQSVMGGGEDSEEECLQGEFHESQSVMGGGEDSEEECLQGEFHEAVESIEVLLSSLADNQKPYDMMGYIITEKNECEQDRESLPEKKLYFQKKLPEVTVQALGHLLEEEQPAMAISDNSKESDKQIPPPSPCPSDEQQKPKDNGDLSDDSPNSSDHSDHSDGEHHYDIPIHSLYKYDPFRFMHGRERRNCGYSCSFSDRRNHWNDGYPFMYGFRNLWNPMRSCWSWPSPEPDCEKESYTVGAGLSNPHLWTCFLNCILQCMVHTVPLVLKLRKTDHPDPCPRASIGFCCYCSLKQHVNESIRLSGSSFYPEIFINRLKSISSDFKSGVQQDAQEFLRCLLDKLDEDSIAPRSSEESSTTKEGSVVKEIFRGCLKSQLRCPECDRCSDKSEPFLDLSLDLNMVETLMDALQSFTNTELIKDFMCDGCKSRVSMEKHFKIEQAPEVLVIHLKRFTNSESKIWDKVKYPLELDINSFMSSSDDTLQKYDLYGVVEHLGAYGSGHYVCYIRSSEADWYKFNDDKVYQCSVDSALENAAYLLFYVKQGSSPWFSTLLEKEDKCPLDGSVSLEEQGKVALVNKEEEATSCHGQRNGPTLIDKEEEATSSHGQGNGPTLPDLSEQLQRNGNGNTLSDASDELEEGFRLGETSTGTQGPSCLIGSDKNGHADGCWEPSGKMKDVSPRGSLNRKEMKPSTCGSLEVDHAVTHGGSPRKNENNCHLLQLSHKCKDNCDSLEVDHAVTQGGSPRKNENYCHLLQLPHKRKDNCCHRNLSLQVDEIGGCCGAPSMGMCTSGKENERVESMFHKC from the exons ATGGCGGACGCGGATGCCGCCGAGACCGTCGGCGCCGCGTATATGCCGGTCGCGCCGCCGCTGGTTTTGCCGGACGCCGCAGTGCCTCCGCCGATGCCGGCGGCAGTGACCGTCGTCACCCTGCCGCCTGTAGCCGCTGACGCCATGGAGGCCGCCGTCGCGGCTATGTCGGTCGCtctgcttcctccaccgcccgaGCAAATG AGTCAGTCTGTGATGGGTGGTGGAGAGGACTCAGAGGAAGAGTGTTTGCAAGGTGAATTCCATGAG AGTCAGTCTGTGATGGGTGGTGGAGAGGACTCAGAGGAAGAGTGTTTGCAAGGTGAATTCCATGAG GCTGTTGAAAGCATTGAGGTTCTGCTATCTTCTCTTGCTGATAATCAGAAGCCCTATGACATG ATGGGCTATATCATCACAGAGAAGAATGAATGTGAGCAGGACAGAGAATCTCTTCCAGAG AAGAAGCTTTACTTTCAGAAGAAGCTGCCTGAGGTGACCGTTCAGGCTTTGGGGCATTTACTAGAAGAGGAGCAGCCAGCCATG GCCATTTCTGATAACAGCAAGGAAAGTGACAAACAAATACCACCTCCATCACCATGTCCTTCAGACGAACAGCAAAAACCTAAG GACAATGGTGATCTTTCAGACGATTCCCCTAACTCTAGTGACCATAGTGATCATAGTGATGGTGAACATCATTACGACATTCCAATACATAGTCTGTACAAGTATGACCCGTTTCGATTTATGcatggaagagagagaagaaattgTGGATATTCATGTAGTTTTAGTGACAGAAGAAACCACTGGAATGATGGCTATCCGTTTATGTATGGCTTTCGAAACCTATGGAATCCCATG AGGAGTTGTTGGTCTTGGCCCTCTCCAGAACCAGACTGTGAGAAGGAAAGCTACACTGTG GGTGCTGGGCTATCCAATCCTCATTTGTGGACATGTTTTCTTAATTGCATACTCCAATGTATGGTTCACACAGTTCCTCTTGTATTGAAGCTTCGGAAAACTGATCATCCAGATCCATGCCCTC GTGCTTCAATTGGATTCTGTTGTTACTGCTCCCTAAAACAGCATGTCAATGAATCTATCAGGCTCTCTGGAAGTTCTTTCTACCCTGAGATTTTCATTAATCGCCTGAAAT CAATTTCGTCAGATTTTAAGAGTGGAGTACAACAAGATGCGCAGGAGTTCCTCCGCTGTTTGCTTGATAAATTGGATGAGGACTCCATTGCTCCCAGGTCCTCTGAAGAATCCTCTACGACTAAAGAAGGTAGTGTGGTAAAAGAAATATTCAGAGGGTGCTTGAAAAGCCAG TTGCGATGTCCAGAGTGCGACCGTTGCTCAGATAAATCTGAGCCTTTTCTTGATCTAAGCTTGGATTTGAACATGGTGGAGACTCTAATGGATGCTTTGCAATCCTTTACAAATACTGAGTTAATCAAAGACTTCATGTGTGATGGATGCAAATCTCGTGTGAGCATGGAAAAACACTTCAAGATAGAGCAGGCGCCTGAAGTGCTTGTAATCCATCTCAAGCGATTCACTAATTCTGAGTCTAAGATTTGGGACAAGGTCAAGTATCCGTTGGAGCTGGATATAAACTCCTTCATGAGTTCTTCGGATGAT ACACTGCAGAAGTATGATTTGTATGGAGTTGTAGAACACCTCGGTGCATATGGCAGTGGTCACTATGTTTGTTATATCCGGTCATCTGAAGCTGATTGGTACAAATTTAACGATGACAAG GTCTACCAATGTTCCGTGGATAGCGCTTTGGAAAATGCAGCATATCTTCTTTTCTATGTGAAGCAAGGTTCATCCCCGTGGTTCTCTACCTTACTTGAGAAAGAAGACAAGTGTCCACTGGATGGTTCAGTAAGCTTGGAAGAACAAGGCAAAGTTGCTCTCGTCaacaaagaagaggaggcgACATCTTGTCATGGGCAAAGAAATGGACCTACTCTCATCGACAAAGAAGAGGAGGCGACATCTTCTCATGGGCAAGGAAATGGACCTACTTTGCCAGACCTATCTGAACAGTTACAAAGGAATGGAAATGGCAATACCTTGTCGGATGCATCAGATGAACTGGAAGAAGGTTTCAGGCTGGGTGAAACATCAACAGGAACACAAGGACCTAGCTGTCTTATTGGATCAGACAAGAATGGCCATGCCGATGGGTGTTGGGAGCCGTCAGGTAAGATGAAGGATGTCAGCCCAAGGGGGTCACTGAACAGGAAGGAAATGAAGCCAAGCACATGTGGATCTTTAGAAGTTGATCATGCTGTTACACATGGTGGCTCTCCTCGAAAGAATGAGAATAATTGCCACTTGCTCCAACTTTCACATAAATGCAAAGATAACTGTGACTCTTTAGAAGTTGATCATGCAGTTACACAGGGAGGCTCTCCTCGAAAGAATGAGAACTATTGCCACTTACTCCAACTTCCACACAAACGCAAAGACAACTGTTGTCACAGGAATCTCTCCTTGCAAG TAGATGAAATCGGGGGTTGTTGTGGAGCACCATCTATGGGGATGTGCACTTCAGGCAAAGAGAACGAAAGAGTAGAGTCCATGTTCCACAAATGTTGA
- the LOC8055145 gene encoding ubiquitin carboxyl-terminal hydrolase 19 isoform X1, which yields MADADAAETVGAAYMPVAPPLVLPDAAVPPPMPAAVTVVTLPPVAADAMEAAVAAMSVALLPPPPEQMSQSVMGGGEDSEEECLQGEFHESQSVMGGGEDSEEECLQGEFHEAVESIEVLLSSLADNQKPYDMMGYIITEKNECEQDRESLPEKKLYFQKKLPEVTVQALGHLLEEEQPAMAISDNSKESDKQIPPPSPCPSDEQQKPKDNGDLSDDSPNSSDHSDHSDGEHHYDIPIHSLYKYDPFRFMHGRERRNCGYSCSFSDRRNHWNDGYPFMYGFRNLWNPMRSCWSWPSPEPDCEKESYTVGAGLSNPHLWTCFLNCILQCMVHTVPLVLKLRKTDHPDPCPRASIGFCCYCSLKQHVNESIRLSGSSFYPEIFINRLKSISSDFKSGVQQDAQEFLRCLLDKLDEDSIAPRSSEESSTTKEGSVVKEIFRGCLKSQLRCPECDRCSDKSEPFLDLSLDLNMVETLMDALQSFTNTELIKDFMCDGCKSRVSMEKHFKIEQAPEVLVIHLKRFTNSESKIWDKVKYPLELDINSFMSSSDDTLQKYDLYGVVEHLGAYGSGHYVCYIRSSEADWYKFNDDKVYQCSVDSALENAAYLLFYVKQGSSPWFSTLLEKEDKCPLDGSVSLEEQGKVALVNKEEEATSCHGQRNGPTLIDKEEEATSSHGQGNGPTLPDLSEQLQRNGNGNTLSDASDELEEGFRLGETSTGTQGPSCLIGSDKNGHADGCWEPSGKMKDVSPRGSLNRKEMKPSTCGSLEVDHAVTHGGSPRKNENNCHLLQLSHKCKDNCDSLEVDHAVTQGGSPRKNENYCHLLQLPHKRKDNCCHRNLSLQGGGEEGRGRGGGQIKKRKSAAGVESKKRKSADGGESKALRKRQKTKHRTVARQFALCWWKWQVQ from the exons ATGGCGGACGCGGATGCCGCCGAGACCGTCGGCGCCGCGTATATGCCGGTCGCGCCGCCGCTGGTTTTGCCGGACGCCGCAGTGCCTCCGCCGATGCCGGCGGCAGTGACCGTCGTCACCCTGCCGCCTGTAGCCGCTGACGCCATGGAGGCCGCCGTCGCGGCTATGTCGGTCGCtctgcttcctccaccgcccgaGCAAATG AGTCAGTCTGTGATGGGTGGTGGAGAGGACTCAGAGGAAGAGTGTTTGCAAGGTGAATTCCATGAG AGTCAGTCTGTGATGGGTGGTGGAGAGGACTCAGAGGAAGAGTGTTTGCAAGGTGAATTCCATGAG GCTGTTGAAAGCATTGAGGTTCTGCTATCTTCTCTTGCTGATAATCAGAAGCCCTATGACATG ATGGGCTATATCATCACAGAGAAGAATGAATGTGAGCAGGACAGAGAATCTCTTCCAGAG AAGAAGCTTTACTTTCAGAAGAAGCTGCCTGAGGTGACCGTTCAGGCTTTGGGGCATTTACTAGAAGAGGAGCAGCCAGCCATG GCCATTTCTGATAACAGCAAGGAAAGTGACAAACAAATACCACCTCCATCACCATGTCCTTCAGACGAACAGCAAAAACCTAAG GACAATGGTGATCTTTCAGACGATTCCCCTAACTCTAGTGACCATAGTGATCATAGTGATGGTGAACATCATTACGACATTCCAATACATAGTCTGTACAAGTATGACCCGTTTCGATTTATGcatggaagagagagaagaaattgTGGATATTCATGTAGTTTTAGTGACAGAAGAAACCACTGGAATGATGGCTATCCGTTTATGTATGGCTTTCGAAACCTATGGAATCCCATG AGGAGTTGTTGGTCTTGGCCCTCTCCAGAACCAGACTGTGAGAAGGAAAGCTACACTGTG GGTGCTGGGCTATCCAATCCTCATTTGTGGACATGTTTTCTTAATTGCATACTCCAATGTATGGTTCACACAGTTCCTCTTGTATTGAAGCTTCGGAAAACTGATCATCCAGATCCATGCCCTC GTGCTTCAATTGGATTCTGTTGTTACTGCTCCCTAAAACAGCATGTCAATGAATCTATCAGGCTCTCTGGAAGTTCTTTCTACCCTGAGATTTTCATTAATCGCCTGAAAT CAATTTCGTCAGATTTTAAGAGTGGAGTACAACAAGATGCGCAGGAGTTCCTCCGCTGTTTGCTTGATAAATTGGATGAGGACTCCATTGCTCCCAGGTCCTCTGAAGAATCCTCTACGACTAAAGAAGGTAGTGTGGTAAAAGAAATATTCAGAGGGTGCTTGAAAAGCCAG TTGCGATGTCCAGAGTGCGACCGTTGCTCAGATAAATCTGAGCCTTTTCTTGATCTAAGCTTGGATTTGAACATGGTGGAGACTCTAATGGATGCTTTGCAATCCTTTACAAATACTGAGTTAATCAAAGACTTCATGTGTGATGGATGCAAATCTCGTGTGAGCATGGAAAAACACTTCAAGATAGAGCAGGCGCCTGAAGTGCTTGTAATCCATCTCAAGCGATTCACTAATTCTGAGTCTAAGATTTGGGACAAGGTCAAGTATCCGTTGGAGCTGGATATAAACTCCTTCATGAGTTCTTCGGATGAT ACACTGCAGAAGTATGATTTGTATGGAGTTGTAGAACACCTCGGTGCATATGGCAGTGGTCACTATGTTTGTTATATCCGGTCATCTGAAGCTGATTGGTACAAATTTAACGATGACAAG GTCTACCAATGTTCCGTGGATAGCGCTTTGGAAAATGCAGCATATCTTCTTTTCTATGTGAAGCAAGGTTCATCCCCGTGGTTCTCTACCTTACTTGAGAAAGAAGACAAGTGTCCACTGGATGGTTCAGTAAGCTTGGAAGAACAAGGCAAAGTTGCTCTCGTCaacaaagaagaggaggcgACATCTTGTCATGGGCAAAGAAATGGACCTACTCTCATCGACAAAGAAGAGGAGGCGACATCTTCTCATGGGCAAGGAAATGGACCTACTTTGCCAGACCTATCTGAACAGTTACAAAGGAATGGAAATGGCAATACCTTGTCGGATGCATCAGATGAACTGGAAGAAGGTTTCAGGCTGGGTGAAACATCAACAGGAACACAAGGACCTAGCTGTCTTATTGGATCAGACAAGAATGGCCATGCCGATGGGTGTTGGGAGCCGTCAGGTAAGATGAAGGATGTCAGCCCAAGGGGGTCACTGAACAGGAAGGAAATGAAGCCAAGCACATGTGGATCTTTAGAAGTTGATCATGCTGTTACACATGGTGGCTCTCCTCGAAAGAATGAGAATAATTGCCACTTGCTCCAACTTTCACATAAATGCAAAGATAACTGTGACTCTTTAGAAGTTGATCATGCAGTTACACAGGGAGGCTCTCCTCGAAAGAATGAGAACTATTGCCACTTACTCCAACTTCCACACAAACGCAAAGACAACTGTTGTCACAGGAATCTCTCCTTGCAAG